A genomic window from Punica granatum isolate Tunisia-2019 chromosome 2, ASM765513v2, whole genome shotgun sequence includes:
- the LOC116198195 gene encoding small nuclear ribonucleoprotein Sm D2-like: MEDDANATKNEEEEFNTGPLSVLMMSVRSNTQVLINCRNNRKLLGRVRAFDRHCNMVLENVREMWTEVPKTGKGKKKALPVNKDRFISKMFLRGDSVIIVLRNPK; encoded by the exons ATGGAGGATGATGCCAAT GCTACCAAGAATGAGGAAGAGGAATTCAACACAGGTCCACTCTCTGTATTGATGATGAGTGTTAGGAGCAATACTCAG GTGCTGATTAACTGCAGGAACAACCGGAAGCTTTTGGGACGCGTGAGGGCTTTTGATCGTCACTGCAACATGGTTCTTGAGAATGTTCGGGAGATGTGGACcgag GTACCTAAAACTGGAAAGGGCAAGAAGAAAGCACTCCCCGTGAACAAAGATAGGTTCATAAGCAAGATGTTCCTACGAGGAGATTCTGTTATCATCGTACTTAGGAACCCGAAGTGA
- the LOC116197614 gene encoding ATP-dependent Clp protease proteolytic subunit 6, chloroplastic-like isoform X2, producing MASLCGSVSAAASTSFAPSSKSRAFKMLSSATVSPRRSRVVSALGSKESPYNTIAPGPSRKTYGLPQKFDRKDFGDSSLSDGTIVAKKGNPPIMPAVMTPGGQLDLSSVLFRNRIIFVGQPVNSQVAQRVISQLVTLATIDEDADILMYINCPGGSTYSVLAIYDCMSWIKPKVGTVCFGVAASQGALLLAGGEKGMRYAMPNARIMIHQPQSGCGGAYLWTDT from the exons ATGGCTTCCCTCTGTGGTTCAGTTTCGGCGGCAGCTTCCACTTCCTTTGCTCCCAGCTCCAAATCCCGAGCTTTCAAGATGCTTTCTTCTGCTACCGTCTCTCCTCGCCGTTCAAG GGTTGTTTCAGCATTGGGGAGCAAGGAGTCGCCTTACAATACCATTGCACCAG GGCCGTCTCGTAAAACATATGGACTACCTCAGAAGTTTGATAGGAAGGATTTTGGTGATTCCAGTCTGAG TGATGGTACAATTGTAGCTAAAAAGGGAAATCCTCCGATCATGCCAGCAGTCATGACTCCAGGAGGACAATTGGACCTGTCGTCAGTGTTATTccggaatcgcatcatttttGTTGGGCAGCCAGTCAACTCTCAGGTGGCTCAGCGGGTCATATCACAGCTTGTAACCCTTGCAACCATCGATGAAGATGCTGATATTTTG ATGTATATAAACTGCCCAGGTGGAAGCACCTATTCGGTGCTGGCAATTTATGATTGCATGTCATGG ATTAAGCCAAAGGTAGGCACAGTATGCTTCGGAGTTGCAGCAAGCCAAGGAGCTCTTCTCCTTGCTGGTGGAGAAAAGGGAATGCGTTATGCAATGCCAAATGCCAGAATTATGATACATCAGCCACAGAGTGGATGTGGG GGTGCATATCTATGGACTGATACTTAA
- the LOC116197614 gene encoding ATP-dependent Clp protease proteolytic subunit 6, chloroplastic-like isoform X1 — protein MASLCGSVSAAASTSFAPSSKSRAFKMLSSATVSPRRSRVVSALGSKESPYNTIAPGPSRKTYGLPQKFDRKDFGDSSLSDGTIVAKKGNPPIMPAVMTPGGQLDLSSVLFRNRIIFVGQPVNSQVAQRVISQLVTLATIDEDADILMYINCPGGSTYSVLAIYDCMSWIKPKVGTVCFGVAASQGALLLAGGEKGMRYAMPNARIMIHQPQSGCGGHVEDVRRQVNEAVQSRHKIDKMYAAFTGQPLEKVQQYTERDRFLSVSEALEFGLIDGVLETEY, from the exons ATGGCTTCCCTCTGTGGTTCAGTTTCGGCGGCAGCTTCCACTTCCTTTGCTCCCAGCTCCAAATCCCGAGCTTTCAAGATGCTTTCTTCTGCTACCGTCTCTCCTCGCCGTTCAAG GGTTGTTTCAGCATTGGGGAGCAAGGAGTCGCCTTACAATACCATTGCACCAG GGCCGTCTCGTAAAACATATGGACTACCTCAGAAGTTTGATAGGAAGGATTTTGGTGATTCCAGTCTGAG TGATGGTACAATTGTAGCTAAAAAGGGAAATCCTCCGATCATGCCAGCAGTCATGACTCCAGGAGGACAATTGGACCTGTCGTCAGTGTTATTccggaatcgcatcatttttGTTGGGCAGCCAGTCAACTCTCAGGTGGCTCAGCGGGTCATATCACAGCTTGTAACCCTTGCAACCATCGATGAAGATGCTGATATTTTG ATGTATATAAACTGCCCAGGTGGAAGCACCTATTCGGTGCTGGCAATTTATGATTGCATGTCATGG ATTAAGCCAAAGGTAGGCACAGTATGCTTCGGAGTTGCAGCAAGCCAAGGAGCTCTTCTCCTTGCTGGTGGAGAAAAGGGAATGCGTTATGCAATGCCAAATGCCAGAATTATGATACATCAGCCACAGAGTGGATGTGGG GGCCATGTGGAGGATGTGAGGCGCCAAGTGAATGAAGCAGTTCAATCTCGCCAT AAAATTGACAAGATGTACGCTGCTTTCACTGGCCAACCCCTTGAGAAGGTGCAACAGTACACAGAAAGGGATCGTTTCTTATCGGTTTCCGAG GCTCTGGAGTTTGGGCTCATAGATGGAGTCCTCGAAACAGAGTATTGA